A DNA window from Daucus carota subsp. sativus chromosome 3, DH1 v3.0, whole genome shotgun sequence contains the following coding sequences:
- the LOC108212272 gene encoding uncharacterized protein LOC108212272, with amino-acid sequence MFPYSIKGKALEWFQQLSDTALDTWDNISTEFLSKYYPSDKTQQMRAIILTFKAQPGEGLYQAWERYKALLRKCPHHGYEEWMVLSTFFGALNSDIRLSLNVAAGGNFKKAHVHQAKALLEELASNNYAWAPSGTSSVKSAQDTEMMNLLTLKLDALTQEVRGQKASVNAISSPMEGYMDPNVNQHSYTQQFSDEASFIQGRQSWYVQNNSYYNPNQRPNNNLSYNNNHVVNPSYAAPKQNPPPGFQPRQQYQSQQQFQPPPNDKKEPADWEVALGKMIQGTTRAFANIKTRFEKVESRIDQIASSQKMLKMQIGQIANKVGVREQGSLPSQPDVNVNEHCKAITLRSGRELPEVKAPQLNDATLPPKKRKSYQTTVKIAEKIEDEPKDETPPKAKVKQYVPPLTFPQSLTNQKLEKQYEEFLKMFREIHISIPFANALAQMPLYAKFMKQVLSNRQKLKAVDTISLNEECSAVIQRKIPPKLKDPGSFSLPCSIGKVGVKRALCDLGASVSLMPYSIYKRLGLGELRKTRISLQLADRTIKYPLGVLEDVLVNVDKFVIPCDFIILEMNEDVEIPIILGRPFLATAGASIDVKAGKLALNVGEEKVEFDLDQIMKAPSLETESFAVNIVEEVVKEVTDDIRENKVEGDENNSLKFREDELNEMDLTRGPFEMVLKEPP; translated from the coding sequence ATGTTCCCTTATTCTATAAAGGGAAAAGCTTTGGAATGGTTTCAACAACTGTCAGATACTGCTCTGGATACTTGGGATAATATTTCTACTGAGTTCTTATCCAAATATTATCCTTCTGACAAGACTCAGCAAATGAGAGCAATTATTCTTACTTTCAAAGCACAACCAGGTGAAGGCTTGTATCAAGCATGGGAAAGATACAAGGCATTGTTGAGAAAATGTCCACATCATGGTTATGAGGAGTGGATGGTTCTGAGTACTTTCTTTGGAGCTTTGAATTCTGATATTCGGCTGAGTTTGAATgttgcagctggaggaaattTTAAGAAAGCACATGTTCATCAAGCAAAGGCACTTCTCGAGGAATTGGCCTCAAATAACTATGCTTGGGCACCCAGTGGTACAAGCTCAGTGAAATCAGCACAAGACACCGAGATGATGAACTTACTCACTTTGAAATTGGATGCTCTTACTCAAGAGGTCCGTGGACAAAAGGCAAGTGTCAATGCTATCTCTTCTCCGATGGAAGGATATATGGATCCTAATGTTAATCAGCACTCTTATACACAACAGTTTTCGGATGAAGCATCTTTTATCCAAGGAAGACAATCATGGTATGTTCAGAACAATTCCTATTATAATCCAAATCAGAGGCCCAACAACAATCTTTCCTACAACAATAATCATGTTGTTAATCCATCATATGCAGCTCCAAAGCAAAATCCGCCTCCTGGTTTTCAACCACGTCAGCAGTATCAAAGTCAACAACAGTTTCAACCTCCACCTAATGACAAAAAAGAGCCTGCTGATTGGGAAGTTGCACTCGGCAAGATGATACAAGGAACTACTAGGGCTTTTGCTAATATCAAGACTAGATTCGAGAAGGTTGAGTCAAGGATTGATCAGATAGCTTCATCACAGAAGATGTTGAAAATGCAGATTGGCCAAATTGCTAATAAAGTTGGTGTTCGAGAGCAGGGATCACTGCCTAGTCAACCAGATGTGAATGTCAATGAACATTGCAAGGCTATCACGCTGAGAAGTGGAAGAGAGTTACCAGAAGTTAAAGCTCCTCAACTGAATGATGCAACTCTTCCTCCTAAAAAGAGAAAGTCATATCAAACTACTGTGAAAATTGCTGAAAAGATTGAGGATGAGCCAAAAGATGAGACTCCACCGAAAGCTAAAGTGAAACAATATGTGCCTCCACTCACTTTTCCACAAAGCCTGACAAACCAGAAGTTAGAGAAGCAATATGAGGAATTTTTAAAGATGTTTCGGGAGATACATATTAGCATTCCTTTTGCTAATGCTTTGGCTCAAATGCCCCTATATGCGAAATTCATGAAACAAGTATTATCTAATCGCCAGAAGTTAAAGGCGGTGGACACCATCAGTCTTAATGAAGAGTGTAGTGCGGTTATCCAACGCAAGATTCCTCCTAAGCTCAAGGATCCTGGGAGCTTTTCTTTGCCATGCTCTATTGGGAAAGTCGGAGTTAAAAGAGCATTGTGTGATCTTGGAGCTAGTGTGAGTTTGATGCCATATTCAATCTACAAAAGACTTGGTTTGGGAGAACTAAGGAAAACAAGGATATCACTTCAACTTGCAGATCGAACTATAAAATATCCATTGGGTGTACTCGAAGATGTTTTGGTGAATGTTGATAAATTTGTTATTCCTTGTGATTTCATTATTTTGGAGATGAATGAGGATGTTGAGATTCCGATTATCTTGGGAAGACCATTCTTGGCGACTGCTGGAGCAAGTATTGATGTGAAGGCTGGTAAGCTTGCACTAAATGTGGGTGAAGAAAAAGTTGAGTTTGATCTGGATCAAATAATGAAGGCTCCGTCACTTGAAACTGAAAGTTTTGCTGTGAATATTGTTGAAGAAGTTGTGAAGGAAGTCACTGATGATATTCGCGAGAATAAAGTTGAAGGTGATGAAAACAATTCTTTGAAATTCCGAGAAGATGAATTAAACGAAATGGATTTGACACGTGGACCATTTGAGATGGTTTTGAAAGAGCCACCATGA
- the LOC108211138 gene encoding transcription factor bHLH123 isoform X2, translating to MGDEEFQIGSGSWSQRSRSSRCSSPSSTSTYAWPTQVGNVMKSPALLLNTNDSSNSVSANLFQDSHKQPLHQDNPNLHLMGLGLSTQPLDWNQHFRRGIEKSDENSSFRSMLQDDHDQLSSNAPNFQQAEQPWPPRTQKMMMYSSSSAGTDSEGAFPSLNPSQLMSTGHHHHHHLNPNTIDHHLDSSLSMQYHNSPSTTSMLPGLLGYEINHQPQQQQQQQQSAPFDTRSPMTNFNSFPTSYGMNSSSTSDHDPQQLIMQPNSWQAPNNKPQNQLHLSNNAPFWNASAAAPIINHDVRSNFFPSLQMQSASSTFDEKPKKSSSSETSNKRPRNETPSAMPAKARKEKMGDRITALQQLVSPFGKTDTASVLSEAIEYIKFLHEQVLSNAYMKSGAPIQQQQQQKCDKSKDSEGQKQDLRSRGLCLVPVSSTFPVTHETTVDFWNPTFGGTFR from the exons ATGGGAGACGAGGAGTTTCAAATCGGGAGCGGAAGCTGGTCGCAGCGAAGCAGAAGCAGCCGGTGTTCTTCGCCGTCATCGACTTCCACTTACGCCTGGCCGACACAAGTCGGCAACGTTATGAAGTCACCGGCACTGCTTCTTAATACGAATGATTCGTCTAACTCCGTCTCGGCTAATTTATTCCAAGATTCTCACAAGCAGCCGCTTCATCAAGACAATCCTAATTTACATTTGATGGGACTAGGACTCTCTACTCAACCCTTGGACTGGAACCAACATTT CCGTCGTGGTATCGAGAAAAGtgatgagaattccagctttcgGTCGATGCTGCAAGATGATCACGATCAGTTAAGTTCGAACGCTCCGAATTTTCAACAAGCCGAGCAGCCGTGGCCGCCGAGAACACAGAAAATGATGATGTATTCGTCCTCGTCAGCAGGAACCGATTCTGAAGGAGCTTTCCCTTCTCTAAATCCGTCTCAGCTAATGAGCACCggacatcatcatcatcatcatctcaaTCCGAACACAATTGATCATCACTTGGATTCGTCTTTATCTATGCAGTATCACAACAGCCCTTCCACAACTTCGATGTTACCCGGGTTGTTAGGATACGAAATCAATcatcaacctcaacaacaacaacagcaacaacagtcCGCGCCTTTTGACACTCGGTCCCCCATGACTAACTTCAATTCCTTTCCCACAAGCTACGGAATGAACTCATCCTCGACATCCGATCACGATCCTCAGCAGCTAATTATGCAGCCGAATTCCTGGCAGGCACCGAATAACAAACCTCAAAACCAGTTACACCTCTCCAACAACGCTCCCTTCTGGAACGCATCAGCGGCCGCTCCAATCATAAATCACGACGTACGATCCAACTTTTTCCCGTCTTTGCAAATGCAATCAGCCTCATCGACTTTCGATGAAAAGCCAAAG AAAAGTAGTAGCAGCGAAACATCAAACAAAAGGCCTAGGAATGAAACACCGTCAGCTATGCCAGCTAAG GCGAGGAAAGAGAAAATGGGGGACAGAATCACTGCGCTTCAACAATTAGTCTCGCCTTTTGGAAAG ACGGATACGGCATCGGTGCTATCGGAGGCCATTGAATACATCAAGTTCCTCCATGAACAA GTTTTGAGTAACGCATACATGAAAAGTGGAGCTCccattcaacaacaacagcaacag AAATGTGATAAATCAAAGGATTCAGAAGGGCAAAAACAAGATCTTAGAAGTCGAGGGTTATGTCTAGTCCCAGTTTCAAGCACATTCCCAGTCACCCACGAAACGACGGTCGATTTCTGGAACCCTACATTTGGAGGAACTTTTAGATGA
- the LOC135151383 gene encoding uncharacterized protein LOC135151383: MATRANLTVDFLKIVAIDAIAMFCKKSSPLPAFEESKIEGDGVKKKKTIKFKFKQGEQRKSPRLIEAKKNPNDYAKHDTKVAAEEGERNSTEDISFEPVVIVVVDKNEDERNLDSNNEDKDDEDDFIEDGKSKKTTKPKKKKEKSFKSGIIDYITENIDNCNDISAVGTIDNKVAFGVVIPSEDGLCNKIHGRDMPIGCLRVSVDGLLPDSNKDALLPVPVPGEMELVTEYVGSHVAWPENLITFPSVVGEEKELCRPQP, translated from the exons ATGGCAACGAGGGCAAACTTAACGGTCGATTTTCTGAAAATTGTTGCAATAGACGCTATTgcaatgtttt GCAAGAAGTCATCCCCTTTGCCAGCATTTGAAGAATCAAAGATTGAGGGTGACGgtgtcaaaaagaaaaagaccatcaaattcaaattcaaacaagGGGAACAACGAAAATCACCTAGGCTCATTGAAGCAAAGAAAAATCCTAATGACTACGCCAAGCATGATACAAAAGTTGCTGCAGAAGAAGGTGAAAGAAATTCTACAGAAGATATCAGTTTTGAACCAGTTGTGATTGTTGTAGTTGATAAGAATGAGGATGAAAGAAATCTGGATAGTAATAATGAAGACaaggatgatgaagatgattttATTGAAGATGGTAAAAGCAAAAAAACAACTAAGcctaagaaaaaaaaagagaaaagctTCAAGTCcg gtataattgattatataactgAAAATATTGATAATTGTAATGATATATCAGCAG TTGGCACCATAGACAACAAGGTGGCATTTGGTGTTGTTATTCCATCCGAAGATGGTTTGTGTAATAAGATACATGGGAGGGATATGCCAATTGGTTGTCTTCGAGTTTCTGTTGATGGACTGCTCCCCGATAGTAACAAAGATGCATTGCTTCCCGTGCCGGTGCCGGGTGAAATGGAGTTGGTGACTGAATATGTTGGCTCTCACGTAGCATGGCCAGAAAATCTAATCACTTTTCCATCGGTTGTG ggtgaagaaaaagaattgtgCCGGCCACAACCATAG
- the LOC108211138 gene encoding transcription factor bHLH123 isoform X1, which translates to MGDEEFQIGSGSWSQRSRSSRCSSPSSTSTYAWPTQVGNVMKSPALLLNTNDSSNSVSANLFQDSHKQPLHQDNPNLHLMGLGLSTQPLDWNQHFRRGIEKSDENSSFRSMLQDDHDQLSSNAPNFQQAEQPWPPRTQKMMMYSSSSAGTDSEGAFPSLNPSQLMSTGHHHHHHLNPNTIDHHLDSSLSMQYHNSPSTTSMLPGLLGYEINHQPQQQQQQQQSAPFDTRSPMTNFNSFPTSYGMNSSSTSDHDPQQLIMQPNSWQAPNNKPQNQLHLSNNAPFWNASAAAPIINHDVRSNFFPSLQMQSASSTFDEKPKKSSSSETSNKRPRNETPSAMPAKARKEKMGDRITALQQLVSPFGKTDTASVLSEAIEYIKFLHEQVSVLSNAYMKSGAPIQQQQQQKCDKSKDSEGQKQDLRSRGLCLVPVSSTFPVTHETTVDFWNPTFGGTFR; encoded by the exons ATGGGAGACGAGGAGTTTCAAATCGGGAGCGGAAGCTGGTCGCAGCGAAGCAGAAGCAGCCGGTGTTCTTCGCCGTCATCGACTTCCACTTACGCCTGGCCGACACAAGTCGGCAACGTTATGAAGTCACCGGCACTGCTTCTTAATACGAATGATTCGTCTAACTCCGTCTCGGCTAATTTATTCCAAGATTCTCACAAGCAGCCGCTTCATCAAGACAATCCTAATTTACATTTGATGGGACTAGGACTCTCTACTCAACCCTTGGACTGGAACCAACATTT CCGTCGTGGTATCGAGAAAAGtgatgagaattccagctttcgGTCGATGCTGCAAGATGATCACGATCAGTTAAGTTCGAACGCTCCGAATTTTCAACAAGCCGAGCAGCCGTGGCCGCCGAGAACACAGAAAATGATGATGTATTCGTCCTCGTCAGCAGGAACCGATTCTGAAGGAGCTTTCCCTTCTCTAAATCCGTCTCAGCTAATGAGCACCggacatcatcatcatcatcatctcaaTCCGAACACAATTGATCATCACTTGGATTCGTCTTTATCTATGCAGTATCACAACAGCCCTTCCACAACTTCGATGTTACCCGGGTTGTTAGGATACGAAATCAATcatcaacctcaacaacaacaacagcaacaacagtcCGCGCCTTTTGACACTCGGTCCCCCATGACTAACTTCAATTCCTTTCCCACAAGCTACGGAATGAACTCATCCTCGACATCCGATCACGATCCTCAGCAGCTAATTATGCAGCCGAATTCCTGGCAGGCACCGAATAACAAACCTCAAAACCAGTTACACCTCTCCAACAACGCTCCCTTCTGGAACGCATCAGCGGCCGCTCCAATCATAAATCACGACGTACGATCCAACTTTTTCCCGTCTTTGCAAATGCAATCAGCCTCATCGACTTTCGATGAAAAGCCAAAG AAAAGTAGTAGCAGCGAAACATCAAACAAAAGGCCTAGGAATGAAACACCGTCAGCTATGCCAGCTAAG GCGAGGAAAGAGAAAATGGGGGACAGAATCACTGCGCTTCAACAATTAGTCTCGCCTTTTGGAAAG ACGGATACGGCATCGGTGCTATCGGAGGCCATTGAATACATCAAGTTCCTCCATGAACAAGTCAGT GTTTTGAGTAACGCATACATGAAAAGTGGAGCTCccattcaacaacaacagcaacag AAATGTGATAAATCAAAGGATTCAGAAGGGCAAAAACAAGATCTTAGAAGTCGAGGGTTATGTCTAGTCCCAGTTTCAAGCACATTCCCAGTCACCCACGAAACGACGGTCGATTTCTGGAACCCTACATTTGGAGGAACTTTTAGATGA